In one Streptomyces venezuelae genomic region, the following are encoded:
- a CDS encoding cation:proton antiporter has protein sequence MPAAGPTAATEMLLAAPVPPIEAHPLLIFLLQIGVLLLLAIMLGRLASRCGLPAIVGELSAGVLLGPSLFGWVAPDAAAWLLPSDPAQVHLLDAVGQIAVLLLVGLTGIEMDLRMIRRRGGTALRVSLAGLLVPLALGVGLGHPVAHMLGIDTSDRPMFALFLGVAMCVSAIPVIAKTLMDMDLIHRDVGQLTLAAGMIDDTFGWLMLSVVSAMTVGGLTAGVFAEAIGSLLLVLLVALLIGRPLVRRALRLCKGSDERTVSAAAAMILLAAAGTQSLGLEAVFGAYLCGMLIGSSGEFDRARTVSLRMVVLAVLAPVFFATAGLRIDLRALTEPAVLGAALIVLAVAVLGKFAGAYIGARLSRLSRWEALALGAGMNARGVIEIIVAMVGLRLGILDTRTYTIVVLVAVVTSVMAPPLLKAAVKRIDCTPEEQRRHTAWRGTPVRGSPERAET, from the coding sequence GTGCCCGCCGCCGGCCCGACCGCGGCCACCGAGATGCTCCTCGCCGCCCCCGTGCCGCCGATCGAGGCACACCCCCTGCTCATCTTCCTGCTCCAGATCGGTGTGCTGCTGCTCCTCGCCATCATGCTCGGCAGGCTGGCCTCGCGCTGCGGACTCCCGGCCATCGTCGGGGAGTTGAGCGCAGGAGTACTCCTCGGCCCGTCCCTCTTCGGGTGGGTCGCGCCGGACGCGGCGGCCTGGCTCCTGCCGTCGGACCCGGCCCAGGTGCACCTGCTCGACGCCGTCGGACAGATCGCGGTGCTCCTCCTCGTCGGGCTCACCGGCATCGAGATGGACCTGCGGATGATCCGCCGCAGGGGCGGCACGGCGCTGCGCGTCAGCCTCGCCGGGCTGCTCGTGCCCCTCGCCCTGGGGGTCGGGCTCGGCCATCCGGTGGCGCACATGCTCGGCATCGACACGTCCGACCGGCCGATGTTCGCGCTCTTCCTCGGCGTCGCCATGTGCGTCAGCGCCATTCCTGTCATCGCCAAGACGCTGATGGACATGGACCTCATCCACCGGGACGTGGGGCAGCTGACCCTTGCCGCGGGGATGATCGACGACACCTTCGGCTGGCTGATGCTCTCCGTGGTCTCCGCGATGACCGTGGGCGGCCTGACGGCGGGCGTGTTCGCCGAGGCGATCGGATCGCTCCTGCTGGTCCTCCTGGTCGCGCTGTTGATCGGCCGCCCGCTCGTGCGCAGAGCCCTGCGTCTGTGCAAGGGATCGGACGAGCGGACCGTGTCCGCGGCCGCCGCGATGATCCTGCTCGCGGCGGCGGGCACTCAGTCGCTCGGTCTCGAAGCGGTCTTCGGGGCGTACCTGTGCGGCATGCTCATCGGCTCCAGCGGGGAGTTCGACCGGGCCCGCACGGTGTCGCTGCGGATGGTCGTCCTCGCCGTCCTCGCGCCTGTCTTCTTCGCCACCGCGGGGCTCCGCATCGACCTGCGCGCGCTCACCGAACCTGCGGTGCTCGGGGCCGCGCTGATCGTCCTCGCCGTCGCCGTCCTCGGGAAGTTCGCCGGCGCCTACATCGGCGCGCGGCTGAGCAGACTGAGCCGCTGGGAGGCCCTCGCGCTCGGCGCGGGCATGAACGCCCGCGGCGTCATCGAGATCATCGTCGCGATGGTCGGGCTGCGGCTCGGCATCCTCGACACGAGGACGTACACGATCGTCGTGCTGGTCGCGGTGGTTACCTCCGTCATGGCGCCGCCCCTGCTCAAGGCGGCCGTGAAACGCATCGACTGCACGCCGGAGGAGCAGCGCAGGCACACCGCGTGGCGCGGGACGCCGGTGCGGGGGAGCCCGGAGCGGGCGGAGACCTGA
- a CDS encoding flavin reductase family protein, whose amino-acid sequence MDIEFRDMMASFPTGVSVVTARDGSAGPRGMTCSSLCSLSVNPPTLLTCLRSGSPTLRAVLDSGAFAVNLLHGEAGWVAALFASGAPDRFERVAWRPFGRGRSPALVEAAHAVAECAVERTHPSGDHVIVVGAVRSVERLRHESALLYGFRRYSELAPSPGEPAVGALSEQGG is encoded by the coding sequence ATGGACATCGAGTTCCGCGACATGATGGCGTCGTTCCCGACCGGAGTGTCGGTCGTGACGGCCCGGGACGGCAGCGCGGGGCCACGGGGGATGACCTGCTCCTCGCTGTGCAGCCTCAGCGTGAACCCGCCGACGCTCCTGACGTGTCTGCGCAGCGGCAGCCCGACGCTGAGAGCCGTGCTCGACAGCGGCGCGTTCGCGGTCAACCTGCTGCACGGCGAGGCGGGCTGGGTCGCCGCGCTCTTCGCGTCGGGGGCGCCCGACCGCTTCGAGCGCGTCGCCTGGCGGCCCTTCGGACGCGGCCGCAGCCCCGCGCTCGTCGAGGCGGCGCACGCCGTCGCCGAGTGCGCCGTCGAGCGCACCCACCCCTCGGGCGACCACGTGATCGTCGTCGGAGCGGTGCGCTCGGTCGAGCGGCTGCGCCACGAGAGCGCCCTGCTCTACGGCTTCCGGCGCTACAGCGAACTCGCCCCGTCCCCGGGTGAACCGGCCGTGGGAGCCCTCTCCGAACAGGGCGGCTGA
- a CDS encoding tryptophan halogenase family protein produces MTHAPVRDVVIVGGGTAGWMTAAYLTAAFGDRINVTLVESADVGTIGVGEATFSDIRHFFEFLGLAERDWMPACNATYKLAVRFENWREPGHHFYHPFEQLRSVKGFPLTDWWLRYPTSDRFDVDCFVMASLIDGNRSPRYLDNRLLEQDFVEGEAAPNTIAEYQGAQFPYAYHFEAHLLAKYLTKYATQRGVRHVVDNVVDVGLDERGWLSHVQTAEHGRLDGDLFVDCTGFRGLLINKALEEPFVSYQDTLPNDSAVALQVPMDMDKEPLRPCTTATAQDAGWIWTIPLISRIGTGYVYARDYMDPEEAERTLREFVGPAAADVPANHIRMRIGRSRRSWVNNCVAIGLSSGFVEPLESTGIFFIHYAIEQLVKYYPATDWDLPLREQYNSALANVMDGVREFLVLHYRGAKRADNQYWRDTKTRAVPDALAERLELWESKVPDAGTVHPRYHGLPSYSYNCILLGTGGIPVRPSPALDLIDEKAALAEFQAIKDKARSLVRTLPTQNAYFKRMRDGV; encoded by the coding sequence ATGACGCATGCTCCCGTACGCGACGTCGTCATCGTCGGCGGCGGCACGGCCGGCTGGATGACCGCCGCGTATCTGACGGCGGCCTTCGGCGACCGGATCAACGTCACGCTCGTGGAGTCGGCGGACGTCGGCACCATCGGCGTCGGCGAGGCCACGTTCAGCGACATCAGGCACTTCTTCGAGTTCCTCGGTCTGGCCGAGCGGGACTGGATGCCCGCCTGCAACGCCACGTACAAACTCGCGGTCCGCTTCGAGAACTGGCGCGAACCCGGGCACCACTTCTACCACCCCTTCGAGCAGCTCAGGTCGGTCAAGGGCTTCCCCCTCACCGACTGGTGGCTGCGGTACCCCACGAGCGACCGGTTCGACGTGGACTGCTTCGTGATGGCCTCCCTCATCGACGGCAACCGCAGCCCCCGCTACCTCGACAACCGGCTCCTGGAACAGGACTTCGTCGAGGGCGAGGCCGCGCCGAACACCATCGCCGAGTACCAGGGCGCCCAATTCCCTTACGCCTACCACTTCGAGGCGCACCTGCTCGCCAAGTACCTGACGAAGTACGCCACTCAGCGCGGGGTGCGGCACGTCGTCGACAACGTCGTGGACGTGGGACTCGACGAGCGCGGCTGGCTCTCGCACGTGCAGACCGCCGAGCACGGACGCCTGGACGGCGACCTCTTCGTCGACTGCACCGGCTTCCGCGGCCTCCTGATCAACAAGGCCCTCGAGGAACCCTTCGTCTCCTACCAGGACACCCTGCCCAACGACAGCGCGGTCGCCCTCCAGGTCCCCATGGACATGGACAAGGAACCGCTCCGCCCCTGCACCACCGCGACCGCCCAGGACGCCGGATGGATCTGGACCATCCCGCTCATCAGCCGGATCGGCACCGGCTACGTCTACGCACGCGACTACATGGACCCCGAGGAGGCCGAACGCACCCTGCGCGAGTTCGTCGGACCCGCCGCGGCCGACGTGCCCGCCAACCACATCCGGATGCGGATCGGCCGCAGCCGCCGCTCCTGGGTCAACAACTGCGTGGCCATCGGCCTGTCCAGCGGCTTCGTCGAGCCGCTGGAGTCGACCGGGATCTTCTTCATCCACTACGCGATCGAGCAGCTCGTCAAGTACTACCCGGCGACCGACTGGGACCTCCCCCTGCGCGAGCAGTACAACAGCGCGCTGGCGAACGTCATGGACGGCGTACGGGAGTTCCTCGTCCTGCACTACCGCGGTGCGAAGCGGGCGGACAACCAGTACTGGCGGGACACCAAGACGCGTGCAGTGCCCGACGCGCTAGCCGAGCGCCTGGAGCTGTGGGAGAGCAAGGTCCCCGACGCCGGTACGGTCCACCCCCGCTACCACGGCCTGCCGTCCTACTCGTACAACTGCATCCTGCTCGGCACCGGCGGCATCCCCGTCCGGCCCTCGCCCGCCCTCGACCTGATCGACGAGAAGGCCGCGCTCGCCGAGTTCCAGGCCATCAAGGACAAGGCGCGGTCGCTGGTCCGCACCCTGCCCACGCAGAACGCCTACTTCAAACGCATGCGCGACGGGGTGTGA
- a CDS encoding ferredoxin, with the protein MEVHVDRGRCAGSGLCMSYVPAVFDQSDDDGKVLLKAARPASGAAAAVRGAAARCPAGAITLSGGDARGR; encoded by the coding sequence ATGGAGGTACACGTCGACCGCGGCCGGTGCGCGGGCTCCGGCCTGTGCATGAGCTACGTACCCGCCGTGTTCGACCAGTCGGACGACGACGGAAAGGTGCTGCTCAAGGCGGCGCGGCCCGCATCGGGAGCGGCCGCCGCGGTGCGCGGCGCCGCCGCGAGATGCCCGGCAGGCGCGATCACGCTGAGCGGCGGGGACGCGCGCGGCCGCTAG
- a CDS encoding cytochrome P450, with product MPHESAPVPLHTRRTHFDPADDLRRLAADGPVTRVSLAPGAGGEPLWLVTGHEEVRRVLGDHTRFSTRRRFGSRRAAEDDGERPDEGVGLLMDYDPPEHTRLRKMLTPEFTVRRMRRLQPRIEAIVAERLDAVERAGHPADLAELFASAIPGPVLCELIGVPRDDRDDFLRRCHAHLATGRGRQERTAAGSAFTRYLAALVARQRKNPDDGFLGMLVRDHGSEFTDKELRGICVLLMLAGLDNISGMLGLGALALLENPDQLALVRDDPAALDRAVEELLRYLSVPHAPTPRTAVEDTTLGGRLIRAGDTVVCSIPLANRDPHLTAEPDRLDLARDPVPHVAFGHGIHHCIGAALARMELRIAYTALLRRFPGLRLAVPVQDVAFRVRSTAYGVERLPVTW from the coding sequence ATGCCGCACGAGAGCGCACCGGTACCGCTGCACACCCGCCGCACCCACTTCGACCCTGCCGACGACCTGCGGCGCCTCGCCGCCGACGGGCCCGTCACCCGTGTCAGCCTGGCGCCCGGGGCGGGCGGTGAGCCCCTGTGGCTGGTCACGGGGCACGAGGAAGTGCGCCGGGTCCTCGGCGACCACACCAGGTTCTCCACCCGCCGCCGCTTCGGCTCGCGCCGAGCGGCCGAGGACGACGGGGAACGGCCCGACGAAGGCGTCGGGCTCCTGATGGACTACGACCCGCCCGAGCACACCCGGCTGCGCAAGATGCTCACGCCGGAGTTCACGGTACGGCGGATGCGCAGACTCCAGCCGCGCATCGAGGCCATCGTCGCCGAACGCCTCGACGCCGTGGAACGGGCCGGGCACCCCGCCGACCTGGCGGAGCTCTTCGCCTCGGCGATCCCGGGGCCTGTGCTGTGCGAACTCATCGGCGTGCCCCGCGACGACCGCGACGACTTCCTGCGCCGCTGCCACGCCCACCTCGCCACGGGACGCGGCCGCCAGGAGCGCACGGCCGCCGGCTCCGCCTTCACCCGCTACCTCGCCGCCCTGGTGGCACGGCAGCGCAAGAACCCCGACGACGGCTTCCTCGGCATGCTGGTGCGCGACCACGGAAGCGAGTTCACCGACAAGGAGCTGCGGGGCATCTGCGTCCTGCTGATGCTCGCAGGCCTCGACAACATCTCCGGCATGCTCGGCCTCGGAGCGCTCGCCCTCCTGGAGAACCCGGACCAACTCGCCCTGGTGCGCGACGATCCCGCCGCCCTGGACCGCGCCGTCGAGGAACTGCTCCGCTACCTGTCGGTGCCCCACGCCCCCACGCCCCGCACCGCCGTCGAGGACACCACCCTCGGCGGGCGGCTGATCAGAGCGGGCGACACCGTCGTCTGCTCGATCCCGCTGGCCAACCGCGACCCGCACCTGACCGCCGAGCCCGACCGGCTCGACCTGGCCAGGGATCCCGTGCCGCACGTCGCGTTCGGGCACGGCATCCACCACTGCATCGGCGCCGCCCTCGCCCGGATGGAACTGCGCATCGCGTACACGGCGCTGCTGCGGCGCTTTCCCGGCCTGCGGCTCGCGGTGCCCGTACAGGACGTGGCATTCCGCGTCCGGTCGACCGCCTACGGGGTGGAACGGCTGCCCGTCACCTGGTGA